CATTCGCATTTTTTCTGTAGAATTCCAATTGCCCCGGAAATTCGGGCGCAGTTGTTCGTATATCCCCGAAGATAAGGTTTGGGGGTTTCTACAGGGGACCGTAAATTCCTGGCTACGAATAGGGTGCATTTTGCATACCTATGGAGTGGCCGGGATTTTTTGTGTGAAAGAATTTATATTTTGGGGCCCCCGGAAAGTACCTGAGTATGCATCGAAGCTATAACATCACTTTGTGGGGCTATTTTGTGTGTTTGCGTAAGTGAACTGATATCTATCACTGGAACGCTTCGGGTGCTGTGGATCAGGGACGAAGCCGTTTCACCCCAGGAGGAACTGAAGCTATGAATAAATACGATGTGATTGTTGTGGGAGCCGGTCCGGCCGGCATTTTCGCCTGTTATGAATTGACGCTTAAGGCGCCTGAGATGAAGATCCTGCTGGTGGATAAGGGACATGATATTTACCGCCGCCGCTGTCCGATTCTGGAGGAGAAAATCCAGCTCTGCCCGCCAGCCTCCGGCCGCAAGGAATTCGCCGGTTGTCTGCCGGCCTGCTCCATTACTGCGGGCTTCGGCGGCGCGGGCGCGTACAGTGACGGCAAATTCAACATCACCACCGAATTCGGCGGCTGGATGACGGATTATCTGCCGCCTTCCAAGGTGACGGAGCTGATTGAGTATGTGGACCGCATCAACCTGGAGCACGGCGCAACGCCGGTGATTACCGATCCGACGACGGAGAGTATCCGCGGCATTGAGCAGCGGGGATACGCTGCCGGTCTGAAGCTGCTGCGGGCACAGGTCCGCCACTTAGGCACGGAGCAGAATCTGGAGATTCTGAAATCCATCTATGAATATCTGAAGACACGGGTTGATATGCTGTTCAAAACAGAGGTTGAAGATATTGTGACCGTCAAGGAAGACGGCGGCCACCGCATTACAGGGATTACGCTGAAGAACGGGGAGAGCTATGGGGCCCCTCAGGTGATGATCGCCCCCGGACGGGACGGCTCGGCCTGGCTGACTGAGGTGCTGAAGAAGCGCAGGCTCAAAATGTACAATAACCAGGTCGATGTAGGGGTGCGTGTAGAGACCTCCGATGTGGTGATGCGGGAGATCAATGAGCATCTGTATGAGGGCAAATTCATCTTCAACACCTCGGTGGGCACACGGGTCCGCACCTTCTGCAGCAATCCTTCGGGGCATGTGGTCGTGGAGAACCACAGCGGCGTGATGGCGGCGAACGGCCATTCCTATAAGGACCCTGCGCTCGGCTCGAAGAACACGAACTTTGCTCTGCTGGTCTCGCATACCTTCACGGAGCCGTTCGATAAGCCGAATGAATACGCGAGGGAAATCTGCAAGCGGGCCAACGATCTGTCGGGCGGCGGTGTCATTGTGCAGAAGTACGGGGACATTCTGCGCGGCCGCCGTTCTACGGAGACGCGGATCAAGGAAGGCTTCCTGGAGCCTACGCTGAAGGAAGCGGTGCCTGGCGATCTGGGGCTGGTCCTGCCGTACATCACGATGAAAAGCCTGATCGAGATGGTCGAGGCCCTGGAGAAGGTGACACCGGGGATTGCTTCTGAGCACACGTTGTTCTACGGCGTGGAGGCGAAATTCTACTCCGCCCGCCCGAAGCTGAACGAACAATTCGAGACCGAAATCTCCGGGCTCTACTGCGGCGGGGACGGCGCGGGCATTACCCGGGGATTGGCCCAGGCCGGAGCAGCCGGCGTCTGGATTGCCCGGGGGATGATGGCGAACCGGCCGGCAGCAACTCCGGCGGCACCGGTTGCTGAAAGAGCATAGACGATTGTAGAATGATGGATGCATAAAAATAGTTTCCTTAATTTAACTCTGCTGCTATAATGTTAGAATACATAACATGATAGAGTGGAGTGAGCGTACAGAATGGGAATTCACCGGGGGAAGGCGGCTGTAACCATTGTTCTGCTGCTGTGTGTAGGTCTATACGGCTCGTGGCTTGAGATGTTTTGGGGGCATAAGCTGGTCTATCTGCTGCTGGCGGCAGCGCTTGCCGGATTCGTGCTGGACAACTGGCGCCGCGGGGCGCAGAGCGTCCGGGAGCTGGCGGATGCCAGAGGCAGAGTGGAGCAGCTTGGCAACGAGATTGTGGTTACCGCAGACCGGCTGCACGGCGCACTGGAGGAGATTTCCCGCCATACCGAAGGGCTGCAGCAGACCGCAGATTATTCCCATGCCTATGAAGTGGACCTGCAGGTCCGCAGCAATGAGGCGAAGGCGAATATTGAGGGCGCTTTTGCCACGATGGGCGGAGTGGCGGCAGTGACCGGACAGATTGAAGAGCTGGCTGCCAGGCTGGACACGGCGATGCAGGCGGCGCGCGCGGGAATGGCCGAGATGGTGGATTCGCTGAAGAATACAGACGGGGTTATGGAGGGGCTCCAGAAGCAGAGTGGCGATATGCTGGACAAATTCACCGCATTAAGCGGGCATATTGCGATGGTCGAGGAGATGAATGCCCTGATCGTCGGCATCGGCAATGAGACCTCGCTCTTGGCTCTCAATGCTTCTATCGAGGCCGCGCGGGCAGGGGAAGCGGGCCGGGGCTTCGCGGTGGTGGCCGGACGGATCAGGCAGCTTGCCGATCAGAGCCGCGACTCGGTGGAGCGCTCCTCCGCTGTGCTGCTGGATCTCAACCGCGGCATGCGCGAGGTGCTGGAATCGGTAACGAAGGAACAGGCGGCGGTAGAGCATGGCGTGAATGAAGTGGCGACCGTGAAGCAGCGTCTCGGGGAGATCTCGGCCCGGGTGGAGGAGGTAGGCACGGTGGTGACGGAATCGGCAGCAGCGGCCGAGCAGCAGAGCCGGCTGATTGAAGAGATGACCGGCGAGCTGAGCGGCGCGGTGGGCATTGTCAATGAGACGATCGCCGGTGTCGATCTCACCCTGGAGCAGGTGACGCGCCAGCGGACACAGATCGGGCAGCTGAACGGAATCAGCGCCAGCCTGCTGCTGGAGTCTCAGGCTCTGCAGCATTCGGTGAACGGCATTGCCGGGCGTGAGGTTATTGAGATGGGCCAATACTCGGCCCGGCTGCAGGAGATGCAGGCCCTGCTCCAGACCATAGCTGGCAAGCCGGAGCTGTATCCTCCTGATGCGGATATCCATGGCCGGGTGCTGGCGGCGTGTATGCGGCAGGCGCCGGATGTGCAGGCGATCTGGTCGAACCGGACAGACGGTACATTTATCTATTCTGAGCCTGCGGCCGGGCTGCTGAATGCGAAGCGCCGTGACTGGTGGAACGGGGCAATGAAGGAAGGGCAGTTCGTATCGCAGCCGTATGTATCGGCGATTACGAAGCGTTCCTGCATCACCCTCTCCAGAACGATCACGGACGAACAGGGAGAGATCGTCGGTGTGGTCGGAATTGATCTGGCGGTGTAAGGCTACTAAACAAAGAGCAGGCTATCCCCGGCAGGGAACAGCCTGCTCTTTGTTTAGGATGTTGCCCGGTGAAGCGGGGCAGCGGCTGTAATAGTTAGGGCGGTAGCATACTAACTGTGGCGCAGGCTGCCGCTAACGCTTCCCTGCCGGTAACACCCGCACACCGGTCCAGATGCTCTGCCAGTTCTTGCGGGCCATTCTCTTCTCATAGACCGGCCAGAGATGCGGATTGGCGGCGAAGTAAGGCGTGGGCCGCACCACCAGCTGAAGCGCATCCTCTACCCCATGGGGAGCGGCCAGAATCACTTCGCCGTCCCCGCGGAGGGAGAGGCCGAGCGCTGTCGCCGTCTCCGGGAACATGGACATGGCATCCGTGGAGGACCGGTAAGGCTTCAGATCATTCACCTTATGCATCCTTGCCTGGTTCTTGACCGACCAGGGAATGCCGGGGTGCTGCTGCGTGAGGCCGGCCTCCCTTAATTTCTCGGTCTCCTCCCCCAGCTCGCTGCGGTCATAGTAGATGACATCAATATCCTGGAGCGGGGTCCGCTCCGTATATCCGTGCTGCACATCCCAGATCTTGGAGCGCACGAACCCGGCGCATACCCACCAGTCCGGCAGTTGCAGCGCAGCGGCTGAGGCCAGAATTTCCATCATCCAGGCATCCTCCTTCACCACCCGGAGAATGTCCGATTCATTATGGAGCTGCATATTTGGCACCCCTTCCTTATCGCTGATTAAGGAATACATGCAGGCGTTCTTCCCTAGCGCTGTACCCGGTCTGTCCATTATATACCATTTGCACAGAGAGCGTTGACCCGATTGCTATAAGAAAGGCCCCATCTTATAATGAACCCGTAGAACATCTGGTGGAGGCGTGAATGTGCAATATAATCTGAGTATTTTGCTGCAATTGTTTGAGCGGGCAGCGCTGCTGCT
This region of Paenibacillus sp. FSL K6-1096 genomic DNA includes:
- a CDS encoding methyl-accepting chemotaxis protein is translated as MGIHRGKAAVTIVLLLCVGLYGSWLEMFWGHKLVYLLLAAALAGFVLDNWRRGAQSVRELADARGRVEQLGNEIVVTADRLHGALEEISRHTEGLQQTADYSHAYEVDLQVRSNEAKANIEGAFATMGGVAAVTGQIEELAARLDTAMQAARAGMAEMVDSLKNTDGVMEGLQKQSGDMLDKFTALSGHIAMVEEMNALIVGIGNETSLLALNASIEAARAGEAGRGFAVVAGRIRQLADQSRDSVERSSAVLLDLNRGMREVLESVTKEQAAVEHGVNEVATVKQRLGEISARVEEVGTVVTESAAAAEQQSRLIEEMTGELSGAVGIVNETIAGVDLTLEQVTRQRTQIGQLNGISASLLLESQALQHSVNGIAGREVIEMGQYSARLQEMQALLQTIAGKPELYPPDADIHGRVLAACMRQAPDVQAIWSNRTDGTFIYSEPAAGLLNAKRRDWWNGAMKEGQFVSQPYVSAITKRSCITLSRTITDEQGEIVGVVGIDLAV
- a CDS encoding nucleotidyltransferase family protein, translated to MQLHNESDILRVVKEDAWMMEILASAAALQLPDWWVCAGFVRSKIWDVQHGYTERTPLQDIDVIYYDRSELGEETEKLREAGLTQQHPGIPWSVKNQARMHKVNDLKPYRSSTDAMSMFPETATALGLSLRGDGEVILAAPHGVEDALQLVVRPTPYFAANPHLWPVYEKRMARKNWQSIWTGVRVLPAGKR
- a CDS encoding NAD(P)/FAD-dependent oxidoreductase, encoding MNKYDVIVVGAGPAGIFACYELTLKAPEMKILLVDKGHDIYRRRCPILEEKIQLCPPASGRKEFAGCLPACSITAGFGGAGAYSDGKFNITTEFGGWMTDYLPPSKVTELIEYVDRINLEHGATPVITDPTTESIRGIEQRGYAAGLKLLRAQVRHLGTEQNLEILKSIYEYLKTRVDMLFKTEVEDIVTVKEDGGHRITGITLKNGESYGAPQVMIAPGRDGSAWLTEVLKKRRLKMYNNQVDVGVRVETSDVVMREINEHLYEGKFIFNTSVGTRVRTFCSNPSGHVVVENHSGVMAANGHSYKDPALGSKNTNFALLVSHTFTEPFDKPNEYAREICKRANDLSGGGVIVQKYGDILRGRRSTETRIKEGFLEPTLKEAVPGDLGLVLPYITMKSLIEMVEALEKVTPGIASEHTLFYGVEAKFYSARPKLNEQFETEISGLYCGGDGAGITRGLAQAGAAGVWIARGMMANRPAATPAAPVAERA